Proteins encoded by one window of Apus apus isolate bApuApu2 chromosome 17, bApuApu2.pri.cur, whole genome shotgun sequence:
- the APOH gene encoding beta-2-glycoprotein 1 — MFSWALVVCLVALSHCALAAKVCPRPPEVLFATVNVDKSVYDVGESVEYTCRPGFVPNNGQRKYTCLPTGKWPLNTLLCLPKRCPNPGPLQNGKIDSIDHHYQSSLSFSCDPGYTLVGTRTSQCMADGKWSGIFPQCQPVTCAPPSLPEFGTLSYRLSKPGNTSRFLDTITFECVPPLALIGNETATCTANGSWSSIPECKVVTCPTPAGIENGFLEFVARRTYHYNESVSFGCQPSYVLEGPKHSRCEKTGNWSTKPTCRGPCKIPVKKAVVLYNGEKKRVQNDLKDGIQHGETVSFFCKNKEKSCAYTVDVPCVDGNLTLPACFKERGFFSTLVKKDPSDMKPCEVEE; from the exons ATGTTCTCCTGGGCACTGGTCGTGTGCCTGGTTGCTCTGAGCCACTGTGCTCTTGCAGCAAAAG TCTGTCCCAGGCCCCCAGAAGTGCTCTTTGCCACAGTTAATGTGGACAAGAGCGTGTACGACGTGGGGGAGTCAGTGGAGTACACCTGCAGGCCTGGCTTTGTCCCCAACAATGGCCAGAGGAAGTACACCTGCCTCCCGACGGGCAAGTGGCCTCTCAACACCCTGCTGTGCCTAC CGAAGAGATGTCCCAATCCTGGACCCTTGCAGAATGGAAAAATTGATTCTATAGACCACCACTATCAGAGTTCTTTGAGCTTTTCATGTGATCCAGG ttacACCCTCGTTGGGACAAGAACGAGCCAATGCATGGCAGATGGAAAGTGGAGTGGCATTTTCCCACAGTGTCAAC CTGTGACTTGTGCACCTCCCTCACTTCCTGAATTTGGAACCCTTTCTTACCGCCTCTCCAAACCTGGAAACACTTCTCGTTTCCTGGACACAATCACTTTTGAATGTGTACCTCCCCTGGCACTCATTGGGAATGAGACAGCCACCTGCACGGCCAAcgggagctggagcagcattCCTGAGTGCAAGG TTGTCACATGCCCCACCCCAGCAGGAATAGAAAATGGTTTCCTGGAGTTTGTTGCTCGTCGAACCTACCACTACAACGAAAGCGTCAGCTTCGGCTGCCAGCCCAGCTACGTGCTGGAGGGCCCCAAGCACTCCCGATGTGAAAAGACTGGAAACTGGTCCACAAAGCCCACCTGCAGAG GCCCATGCAAAATACCAGTTAAGAAAGCTGTAGTATTATATAATGGTGAGAAGAAAAGAGTTCAAAATGACCTTAAGGATGGCATTCAGCATGGTGAAACTGTATCCTTCTTCTgcaagaataaagaaaaatcctgtGCCTATACTGTGGATGTTCCATGTGTGGATGGCAACCTTACTCTCCCTGCCTGTTTCAAAG AACGTGGCTTTTTTTCAACTCTTGTGAAGAAGGACCCATCAGACATGAAACCATGTGAAGTTGAAGAGTGA